A stretch of the Borreliella spielmanii genome encodes the following:
- the rplQ gene encoding 50S ribosomal protein L17 — protein sequence MKTKLGFNRLSRKSSHRRALLKNMVISFLKYEKISSTKAKLFEVRRFAERVITKAKVDTVHNRRELSKFIHDKYILNKLFTKISPVFRQRSGGYTRIIKLGKRYGDAAEMAILELVEKPLKVE from the coding sequence ATGAAAACAAAATTAGGTTTTAATAGATTAAGTAGGAAATCTAGTCACAGGAGAGCACTTTTAAAAAATATGGTAATTTCTTTTTTAAAATACGAAAAAATTTCTTCTACTAAGGCAAAATTGTTTGAAGTTAGAAGATTTGCTGAAAGAGTAATTACAAAGGCAAAAGTTGATACTGTACATAATAGGCGAGAATTATCAAAATTTATACACGATAAATATATTTTAAATAAACTGTTTACCAAAATTTCTCCTGTTTTTAGACAAAGAAGTGGTGGGTATACTCGGATAATTAAATTAGGTAAAAGATATGGAGATGCGGCTGAAATGGCTATTCTAGAATTAGTTGAAAAGCCTTTAAAAGTTGAATAA
- a CDS encoding DNA-directed RNA polymerase subunit alpha: protein MPVEKFLKDFTIPEKIEFLKSQDDGSYGKFTIYPFERGFGVTIGNTLRRVLLSSIEGYAITTMRVQSNNKDSSSKVVSSEFDLIPGVSEDTLEVIANIKNIHLKLREGEQRKIISFSVSGKDTNVLKASHFEMDGVEVFNKDLVIATLSHDANLDFEFQINYGRGYVSSEQNSKYLEEVNVIALDSIFSPIEKVSYTVEDTRVGQRSDYDKLVMEIWTTGVISAKDAIKKAALIVREFLFPLVDFEDSVNTSVDKSKSENSNLLDMGIEKLDLSVRSLNCLAKENVKTLGELISKNADELSKARNFGKKSLEEIIEKLGSYRLFLGMSKEDALSVLSKNVKISE from the coding sequence ATGCCTGTGGAAAAATTTTTGAAAGATTTCACTATACCTGAAAAAATTGAATTTTTGAAAAGTCAAGATGATGGATCTTATGGTAAATTTACGATATATCCTTTTGAAAGAGGTTTTGGGGTTACTATAGGTAATACTTTAAGGCGTGTGTTACTTTCTTCTATTGAAGGGTATGCGATTACTACTATGAGAGTTCAATCTAACAATAAAGACTCTTCGTCAAAGGTCGTTTCAAGTGAATTTGATTTGATTCCTGGAGTTTCTGAAGATACTCTTGAAGTTATTGCTAATATTAAAAATATTCATTTGAAACTTAGAGAGGGAGAGCAAAGAAAGATAATAAGTTTCAGTGTTAGCGGTAAGGATACTAATGTTTTAAAAGCTTCTCATTTTGAAATGGATGGAGTTGAGGTTTTTAATAAAGATTTAGTTATAGCTACTTTATCACATGATGCTAATTTAGATTTTGAATTTCAAATTAATTATGGTAGAGGTTATGTGTCTTCTGAGCAAAATTCCAAATATTTAGAAGAAGTTAATGTTATTGCTTTAGATTCCATATTTTCGCCTATAGAGAAAGTTTCATATACTGTAGAAGATACTAGAGTTGGTCAAAGATCAGATTATGATAAGCTTGTAATGGAAATTTGGACTACAGGTGTGATTTCTGCTAAAGACGCAATAAAAAAGGCTGCATTAATAGTAAGAGAATTTTTATTTCCTCTTGTAGATTTTGAAGATAGTGTTAATACGTCTGTTGATAAGTCAAAATCAGAAAATTCTAACTTGCTTGATATGGGTATTGAGAAATTGGACTTATCAGTTAGATCTTTAAATTGTTTAGCCAAAGAAAATGTTAAAACTTTAGGGGAGCTTATTAGTAAAAATGCAGACGAGCTTTCTAAGGCTAGAAATTTTGGTAAAAAAAGTTTGGAAGAGATAATCGAAAAACTTGGTTCTTATCGATTGTTTTTAGGAATGTCTAAAGAGGATGCTTTATCTGTATTAAGTAAGAATGTTAAAATATCTGAATAA
- the rpsK gene encoding 30S ribosomal protein S11 yields the protein MSAKLSTNSKKKIKRNIGEGNVYIQATFNNTIVTVSDIKGNALAWASAGGMGFKGAKKSTPYAAQITAESALNKVRDFGINYVHVYIKGPGIGRESAIRAIGSIGMTVKSISDITPIPHNGCRPKKTRRV from the coding sequence TTGAGCGCAAAATTATCAACTAATAGTAAAAAAAAAATTAAAAGAAATATAGGAGAAGGAAACGTTTATATACAAGCTACTTTTAATAATACCATAGTTACTGTATCTGATATAAAGGGAAATGCTTTAGCTTGGGCAAGTGCTGGTGGGATGGGTTTTAAAGGGGCTAAAAAGTCAACCCCATATGCTGCTCAAATAACAGCGGAATCTGCTTTAAATAAAGTGAGAGATTTTGGAATTAATTATGTTCATGTGTATATAAAAGGACCAGGTATTGGTAGAGAATCCGCAATAAGAGCTATTGGTTCGATTGGAATGACTGTAAAATCAATTTCAGATATTACCCCTATCCCTCATAATGGATGCAGACCGAAAAAAACCAGACGGGTTTAG
- the rpsM gene encoding 30S ribosomal protein S13, with protein sequence MARISGIDLPSSKQLRIALTSIYGIGRTRALEVCNRASISPSKIAKDLDNDEVNRLRKVIESDYVVEGKLRSEVAMSIKRLMDIACYRGVRHRKGLPLRGQRTKTNARTRKGKRKTVANKKIASK encoded by the coding sequence ATGGCTAGAATATCGGGAATAGATTTACCAAGTAGTAAACAATTAAGAATAGCGCTTACTTCTATTTATGGTATAGGTAGAACAAGAGCTTTGGAAGTTTGCAATAGAGCAAGTATTTCTCCAAGTAAAATTGCTAAAGACCTGGATAATGACGAGGTTAATCGACTTAGGAAGGTAATTGAGAGTGATTATGTTGTGGAAGGGAAACTTAGAAGTGAGGTTGCTATGTCTATTAAAAGACTTATGGATATAGCGTGTTATAGGGGCGTTAGACATAGAAAAGGATTGCCTTTGAGAGGACAAAGAACCAAAACAAATGCAAGAACTAGAAAAGGAAAAAGAAAGACTGTAGCTAATAAGAAAATAGCTAGCAAGTAA
- the rpmJ gene encoding 50S ribosomal protein L36, translated as MKVRASVKPICEKCKVIKRKGVLRIICDNLKHKQRQK; from the coding sequence ATGAAAGTTAGAGCAAGTGTAAAGCCAATTTGTGAAAAGTGTAAAGTTATAAAAAGAAAAGGTGTATTAAGAATTATTTGTGATAATTTGAAGCATAAACAAAGACAAAAGTAA
- the secY gene encoding preprotein translocase subunit SecY, whose protein sequence is MKELFLSLFTVKDLRNKFLFTLFILFLFRVGSYLPIPGIDSVALKSYFKSQSDFSIANYFDFFSGGAFSNFSIFMLSIGPYISASIIIQLLVYSFPSLKKMQEGDGGRQKTKKYTKYLTIVAAVIQGYATSLYAKGIPGAVTIPFYRYIFIAILTVTTGTFILLWFGEQINQRGVGNGTSLIIFSGIVVRLQAALFNLFQSMQDPSQNVNPVFVILVISIFILVVLLIIYEYKAQMRIAIHYARANSNSTVSSYLPIKLNPSGVLPVIFASVLITLPLQILSGFAETSSIARQILSYLRPNGFYYTFLNVILIIGFTYFYSKIQLSPKDISNNIRKNGGTIPGIKSDEMEKYLDEIMNKTLFSGSIFLSIIAIIPFLVQNIFRFPHDVSRIMGGSSLLIMVGVALDTLIHIDAYLKTQGFSNRNKKDYAFLQKI, encoded by the coding sequence ATGAAAGAATTGTTTTTAAGTTTATTTACTGTTAAGGATTTGAGAAATAAGTTCTTGTTTACTTTATTTATTCTTTTTCTTTTTAGAGTTGGATCGTATTTGCCGATACCAGGAATAGATTCTGTAGCTCTTAAAAGTTATTTCAAGTCACAATCAGATTTTTCAATTGCTAATTATTTTGATTTTTTTTCAGGTGGGGCTTTTAGTAATTTTTCTATATTTATGCTTAGCATAGGGCCCTATATTTCAGCATCTATTATTATTCAGCTTCTTGTTTATTCTTTTCCTTCTTTAAAAAAAATGCAAGAGGGTGATGGCGGGAGGCAAAAGACTAAAAAATATACAAAATATTTAACAATAGTTGCAGCTGTAATTCAAGGGTATGCGACAAGTCTTTATGCTAAGGGCATTCCGGGCGCTGTTACTATTCCTTTTTATAGATACATATTTATTGCTATTTTAACAGTTACCACGGGGACGTTTATTCTTTTGTGGTTTGGAGAGCAGATTAATCAAAGAGGTGTTGGTAATGGAACATCTTTGATAATTTTTTCCGGGATAGTAGTTAGACTTCAAGCAGCTTTGTTTAACTTATTCCAAAGCATGCAGGATCCTTCTCAAAATGTTAATCCCGTTTTTGTGATACTTGTTATAAGTATATTTATTTTAGTTGTTCTTTTAATTATATATGAATATAAAGCTCAAATGAGAATTGCTATTCATTATGCTAGGGCAAATTCTAATAGTACGGTTAGTTCATATTTGCCAATCAAGTTGAATCCGTCGGGCGTTTTACCGGTTATTTTTGCCTCTGTTTTGATTACTTTACCTTTGCAAATTTTAAGTGGGTTTGCGGAAACTTCTTCTATAGCTAGGCAAATTTTATCTTATTTAAGGCCTAATGGGTTTTATTATACTTTTTTGAATGTAATTTTGATAATCGGATTTACTTATTTTTATTCTAAGATTCAGTTAAGTCCCAAGGATATAAGTAATAATATTCGTAAGAATGGAGGCACTATTCCTGGAATAAAGTCTGATGAAATGGAAAAATATTTAGATGAAATTATGAATAAAACTTTGTTTTCAGGATCTATTTTTTTGTCAATTATTGCAATTATTCCATTTTTAGTGCAAAATATTTTTAGATTTCCGCACGATGTTTCTAGAATAATGGGGGGATCTTCTTTGCTTATTATGGTAGGAGTTGCACTTGATACGTTGATTCATATTGATGCTTATTTGAAAACGCAAGGATTTTCTAATAGAAATAAAAAGGATTATGCATTTTTGCAAAAAATTTAG
- the rplO gene encoding 50S ribosomal protein L15, whose protein sequence is MFSLLKPKGAAKRRKIVGRGPGSGLGKTSGRGQKGQKARNTSPRLGFEGGQTPLYRRLPRKGFSNNDYKLKYVIVNLGDIDKKFNDGQVVNYDTLLENKLIRKRNKKIKILSNGKLTKKVSLEVSKISKSAESLVMEIGGTIKLV, encoded by the coding sequence ATGTTTAGTCTATTAAAGCCCAAGGGAGCGGCTAAGCGACGTAAAATTGTTGGCAGAGGTCCAGGGTCAGGGCTTGGTAAAACTTCTGGTAGAGGGCAGAAGGGGCAAAAGGCAAGAAATACTTCGCCAAGACTTGGATTTGAAGGTGGACAGACTCCTCTTTATAGAAGATTGCCAAGGAAAGGTTTTTCTAATAATGATTATAAATTGAAATATGTAATTGTTAATCTTGGAGATATAGATAAAAAATTTAATGATGGACAAGTAGTTAACTATGATACTTTGCTTGAAAATAAACTTATAAGAAAGAGAAATAAAAAAATTAAGATTTTATCTAATGGCAAGCTTACAAAAAAAGTTTCCTTGGAGGTTTCTAAAATTTCTAAATCGGCTGAAAGTCTTGTAATGGAAATTGGTGGTACTATTAAATTAGTTTAA
- the rpmD gene encoding 50S ribosomal protein L30, which yields MIKRKLRLQLKKARFNSSRSRSKNKCFIRRMEKNREIISKSNINVQVSLVRSLIGKLNKKVKVLKALGLNKIGDKKVHFLNGPIKGMLNETINMILLSEVSNV from the coding sequence ATGATTAAAAGGAAATTAAGATTACAACTAAAGAAAGCTAGGTTTAATTCCTCAAGGTCCAGATCTAAGAATAAATGTTTTATTAGAAGAATGGAAAAGAATAGGGAAATTATTTCTAAAAGCAATATTAATGTACAAGTTTCTCTTGTACGAAGTCTTATTGGAAAATTAAATAAAAAGGTTAAAGTTTTAAAAGCATTGGGTTTAAATAAAATAGGCGATAAAAAGGTCCATTTTTTAAATGGACCTATTAAAGGTATGCTTAACGAGACTATTAATATGATTTTATTAAGCGAGGTAAGTAATGTTTAG
- the rpsE gene encoding 30S ribosomal protein S5, which produces MVDVQTQRKQIEKLISLNRVTKVVKGGRRFSFAAFMVVGDGEGHVGWGFGKANDASDAIKKSLTSARKNLRFVPIRKGTLPHEVTGCFKKAKILIKPATHGTGVIAGGPVRAVMEALGVHDILSKSLGSNNSMNVVKATFKAFDLVLNAEKVAEMRGKTLKTLWG; this is translated from the coding sequence ATGGTAGATGTTCAGACTCAGAGAAAGCAGATAGAAAAATTAATATCGCTCAACAGAGTTACTAAAGTTGTTAAGGGTGGAAGAAGATTCTCTTTTGCTGCTTTTATGGTTGTTGGAGATGGCGAAGGACATGTTGGTTGGGGCTTTGGTAAAGCCAATGATGCTAGTGATGCAATAAAAAAGAGCTTAACAAGTGCTAGGAAAAATTTAAGATTTGTTCCTATTAGGAAGGGAACATTACCCCATGAGGTTACTGGTTGCTTTAAAAAAGCTAAAATTTTAATCAAGCCAGCTACTCATGGTACTGGTGTTATTGCGGGAGGCCCTGTTCGCGCTGTAATGGAGGCTTTAGGGGTGCACGATATTTTGAGTAAATCTCTTGGTTCTAATAATTCTATGAATGTAGTAAAGGCAACTTTTAAAGCATTTGATTTAGTTTTAAATGCTGAGAAAGTGGCAGAGATGCGCGGGAAAACTTTGAAAACTTTATGGGGTTAA
- the rplR gene encoding 50S ribosomal protein L18 produces the protein MKKIKEAEQRKLKRKKRIKNKIGRGVATRPRITIFKSNRYFYAQVIDDSKGHTVASISTIEKSLNLSKNINDVKKLGEVLAKRLKEKNINSLIFDRNGYKYHGLIASFATSLREFGINI, from the coding sequence ATGAAAAAAATAAAAGAAGCAGAACAGAGAAAACTTAAGCGTAAAAAAAGAATAAAGAATAAAATAGGGCGTGGAGTAGCTACTAGGCCGCGAATTACTATATTTAAATCTAATAGGTATTTTTATGCGCAAGTTATAGATGATAGTAAGGGGCATACGGTTGCAAGCATTTCTACTATTGAAAAAAGTCTTAATTTAAGCAAAAATATTAATGATGTAAAAAAACTTGGAGAAGTTCTTGCTAAAAGACTTAAGGAGAAAAATATAAATAGTCTTATTTTTGATAGAAATGGTTATAAGTATCATGGGCTTATTGCAAGTTTTGCAACTTCTTTAAGGGAGTTTGGTATTAATATTTAA
- the rplF gene encoding 50S ribosomal protein L6, whose product MSRIGRLPIKIPDTVKIDVKDNLIIVEGVRGRLVQNIKDSINIKVENGSVIVDRVFNDKKAKAYHGLYRSLIFNMIKGVTEGFSKSLTINGIGYRVEQQGNSLFLSLGYSTQFEYVIPDGVSVKLDGNTKISVEGIDKFRVGQVAAEIRSLKKPEPYKGKGIKYDNEVIRRKVGKSGVKK is encoded by the coding sequence ATGTCACGTATTGGAAGACTTCCGATAAAAATTCCAGATACTGTTAAGATTGATGTTAAAGACAATTTAATAATAGTTGAAGGTGTTCGGGGAAGATTGGTTCAAAATATAAAAGACAGTATTAATATTAAAGTTGAAAATGGTAGCGTTATTGTTGATCGAGTTTTTAATGATAAAAAAGCAAAAGCTTATCACGGTCTTTACAGAAGTTTAATTTTTAACATGATAAAAGGGGTAACTGAAGGATTTTCTAAGTCTCTTACTATAAATGGCATAGGGTATAGAGTAGAGCAACAAGGAAATAGCCTTTTTTTAAGCCTTGGCTATTCAACTCAGTTTGAGTATGTTATTCCAGATGGTGTTAGTGTAAAGCTTGATGGGAATACTAAAATTTCTGTTGAAGGAATAGATAAGTTTAGGGTTGGTCAGGTTGCTGCGGAGATTAGAAGTTTGAAAAAACCAGAGCCATATAAAGGAAAAGGCATTAAGTATGATAATGAAGTTATTAGAAGAAAAGTCGGAAAATCTGGTGTAAAAAAATAA
- the rpsH gene encoding 30S ribosomal protein S8 produces MAITHSVGDMLTKLRNASRVKHGSVDLKMSNMNKSILNILKEEGYIKDFNFLEKEGIAFIRVLLKYDNKRNPVISKIDAISTPGRKIYSSYKKMPRIKNGYGILIISSSQGVITGKEAKDKKIGGELICSVW; encoded by the coding sequence ATGGCGATTACTCATTCAGTAGGAGATATGCTAACTAAATTAAGAAATGCAAGTAGAGTTAAGCATGGGTCTGTAGATTTAAAAATGTCTAATATGAATAAATCAATATTAAATATTCTTAAAGAAGAGGGTTATATCAAGGATTTTAATTTTTTAGAAAAAGAAGGAATTGCTTTTATTAGAGTTTTGTTAAAGTATGACAACAAAAGAAATCCTGTTATAAGTAAAATAGATGCCATTTCTACTCCCGGTAGAAAAATTTATTCTTCATATAAAAAGATGCCAAGAATAAAGAATGGATATGGGATATTAATCATATCTTCTTCTCAAGGTGTTATTACCGGCAAAGAGGCTAAAGATAAAAAAATAGGTGGTGAATTGATTTGCTCAGTTTGGTAG
- a CDS encoding type Z 30S ribosomal protein S14 — protein MAKKSMIIKALRKPKYKTRQNNRCKLCGRPRGYLRDFCMCRICFRKYASEGLIPGVSKSSW, from the coding sequence ATGGCTAAAAAATCAATGATTATTAAGGCTTTAAGAAAGCCTAAGTATAAAACAAGGCAGAATAATAGATGTAAGTTATGTGGTCGTCCAAGAGGATATTTGAGAGATTTTTGTATGTGTCGAATATGTTTTAGAAAGTATGCGTCTGAAGGATTAATTCCTGGCGTTTCAAAATCAAGTTGGTAA
- the rplE gene encoding 50S ribosomal protein L5 produces the protein MSYVPELKKYYKDSVIKELVKEFEYKSIMQVPKLEKIVVSIGVGEAVKNKKLLDSAVLELAQITGQKVVKTKAKKAIAGFKIRQGQEIGAKVTLRGNAMYEFLYKLIHLALPRVKDFRGINGNAFDGKGNYSFGISEQIIFSEIDYDKIERISGLNITIVTTASNDKESKALLLKFGMPFSN, from the coding sequence ATGAGTTATGTTCCTGAATTGAAGAAATATTATAAAGATAGTGTTATAAAAGAGCTTGTTAAAGAATTTGAATATAAATCTATAATGCAAGTTCCCAAGCTTGAGAAAATAGTAGTTTCTATAGGTGTTGGTGAGGCTGTTAAGAATAAGAAGTTATTAGATTCTGCAGTTTTAGAGCTTGCTCAGATTACCGGTCAAAAAGTTGTAAAAACAAAAGCAAAAAAAGCAATAGCTGGGTTTAAAATTAGACAAGGGCAAGAAATAGGTGCTAAAGTTACACTTAGAGGCAATGCAATGTATGAATTTTTGTATAAGCTTATTCATTTGGCATTGCCAAGGGTTAAGGATTTTAGGGGAATAAATGGGAATGCTTTTGATGGCAAAGGAAATTATTCTTTTGGAATATCGGAACAAATAATATTTTCTGAGATAGACTATGATAAAATAGAGAGAATATCTGGTTTGAATATTACAATTGTGACAACAGCTTCAAATGATAAAGAAAGCAAAGCTTTGCTTTTGAAATTTGGAATGCCGTTTAGTAATTAA
- the rplX gene encoding 50S ribosomal protein L24, with translation MKTKLKIGDSVKIISGKDKGRIGKIASINRKKNKVIVESCNMVKKVIKARTPQEKGKIIDKEAAIDISNVMIFIKGTSSRLGIRFENNEKIRYLKKNGQRI, from the coding sequence GTGAAGACAAAGTTGAAGATAGGTGATAGTGTAAAAATTATTTCTGGAAAAGATAAGGGAAGAATAGGTAAAATTGCTAGTATAAACAGAAAAAAAAATAAAGTTATTGTTGAATCTTGTAATATGGTTAAAAAAGTTATTAAGGCTAGGACACCCCAAGAAAAAGGTAAAATAATAGATAAGGAGGCTGCTATAGATATTTCAAATGTGATGATATTTATCAAAGGAACTTCTTCAAGATTAGGTATTAGATTTGAAAATAATGAAAAAATAAGATATCTTAAAAAAAATGGACAGAGGATATAG
- the rplN gene encoding 50S ribosomal protein L14: MIQMQTYLTIADNTGGKVAQCIKVLGGSKRRYAKIGDIITIVVKQAIPNSSVKKGDVCKAVIVRTSKEVRRKNGTYVRFDDNACVILDANLSPRGKRVFGPVARELRDANFMKVVSLASEVI, encoded by the coding sequence ATGATTCAGATGCAAACCTATTTAACAATTGCTGATAATACTGGTGGCAAGGTGGCTCAATGTATTAAAGTACTTGGTGGTAGTAAAAGGCGTTATGCCAAAATTGGGGATATAATAACTATTGTAGTAAAACAAGCGATTCCTAATTCTTCTGTTAAAAAAGGAGATGTTTGTAAAGCTGTAATTGTTAGGACCTCTAAAGAGGTAAGACGTAAGAACGGGACTTATGTTAGGTTTGATGATAATGCTTGTGTTATACTTGATGCTAATTTGAGCCCTAGGGGTAAAAGGGTGTTTGGGCCTGTTGCAAGAGAACTTAGGGATGCTAATTTTATGAAAGTAGTATCATTGGCTTCAGAGGTGATATAG
- the rpsQ gene encoding 30S ribosomal protein S17 → MARENKKELIGKVVSDKMSKTIVVEIVQRKMHPIYHKYLKVSKKVKAHDEKEVSKVGDKVKIIEVRPISKDKRWSLVEVLEKLK, encoded by the coding sequence ATGGCAAGAGAAAATAAAAAAGAATTAATTGGTAAAGTTGTTAGTGACAAGATGTCTAAGACCATAGTAGTAGAGATTGTTCAAAGAAAGATGCATCCAATCTATCATAAATATTTAAAGGTTAGCAAGAAAGTTAAAGCACATGATGAAAAAGAAGTTTCAAAGGTTGGCGATAAGGTAAAAATTATTGAAGTTAGACCTATTAGTAAAGATAAAAGATGGTCTCTTGTTGAGGTTTTAGAAAAATTAAAATAG
- the rpmC gene encoding 50S ribosomal protein L29, protein MLKNFKNFTLEDMKAKRLELKKEYLDLRFKSVVGHVENPLKKREIRRDIARLNTMICEYKLGIRKV, encoded by the coding sequence ATGTTAAAAAATTTTAAGAATTTTACTCTTGAGGATATGAAAGCTAAAAGGCTAGAATTAAAGAAAGAATATTTAGATTTAAGATTTAAATCCGTTGTTGGTCATGTTGAAAATCCTTTGAAAAAAAGAGAGATTAGACGTGATATTGCAAGGCTTAACACAATGATTTGTGAATATAAATTAGGCATTAGAAAGGTTTAA
- the rplP gene encoding 50S ribosomal protein L16: protein MLSPKKVKYRKKQRGRLSGEAQKGNKISFGEYGLVSLETNFITARQIEAARIAMTRKIKRGGRVWIRIFPDIPYTKKPAETRMGKGKGGVDHWNAPVKLGTVMFEMAGVVEELAQEAMSLASSKLPVKTMFVVRRDLR, encoded by the coding sequence ATGTTAAGTCCAAAAAAGGTTAAATATAGAAAAAAGCAGAGGGGAAGATTATCTGGAGAGGCTCAGAAGGGCAATAAAATTTCTTTTGGGGAGTATGGACTTGTTTCTTTGGAAACAAATTTTATTACTGCTCGCCAAATTGAGGCTGCTCGTATTGCAATGACTCGTAAAATAAAAAGAGGCGGAAGAGTTTGGATAAGAATATTTCCTGATATCCCTTATACTAAAAAACCAGCTGAAACTAGAATGGGTAAGGGTAAAGGGGGTGTTGATCATTGGAATGCCCCTGTTAAACTTGGCACTGTTATGTTTGAAATGGCTGGAGTTGTGGAAGAGCTTGCTCAAGAGGCTATGTCGCTTGCGAGTTCTAAGCTTCCAGTAAAAACCATGTTTGTTGTAAGGCGAGATTTGAGGTAA
- the rpsC gene encoding 30S ribosomal protein S3 has translation MGQKVHPYSLRVKINKDWKSKWYFDKKLYSTILHEDFLIRLEIMKFLKGIKFDISNIEIIRNNPQKVTVVIVTPRPGSVIGLKGANLEKIGQLLTKKIFKKISIKIKEVKRPELDAQIIANGIAKQVENRVSYRKVLKSALSTSMLKGAQGLKIKIAGRLGGAEIARSFEVKEGRVPLHTLRANIDYGFSEAQTTYGIIGVKVWLFKGEVLGRQTNSDAGQVINKKSFRERGDAVKNFDKILNSKEKANEKQSRVSKNKKDGLSKDEAGFLNKPSLSFPKERVDSNEQNIGG, from the coding sequence ATGGGCCAAAAAGTACATCCATATAGCTTAAGAGTAAAAATTAATAAGGATTGGAAATCAAAATGGTATTTTGATAAAAAATTGTATTCTACAATTCTTCATGAAGACTTTTTAATAAGGCTTGAAATTATGAAGTTTCTTAAGGGGATTAAATTTGATATTTCTAATATAGAAATAATTAGAAATAATCCTCAAAAAGTAACAGTAGTAATTGTTACTCCAAGGCCTGGTTCTGTGATAGGGCTTAAAGGCGCTAATCTTGAAAAGATTGGTCAACTGTTAACTAAAAAAATTTTTAAAAAGATTAGCATTAAGATTAAAGAGGTTAAAAGGCCAGAGCTTGATGCTCAAATTATTGCTAATGGAATTGCAAAGCAAGTAGAAAATAGAGTGTCTTATAGGAAAGTTTTAAAATCAGCTCTTTCTACTTCTATGTTAAAAGGTGCTCAAGGACTAAAAATTAAGATTGCTGGGAGACTTGGTGGTGCTGAGATTGCAAGAAGCTTTGAAGTTAAGGAAGGTCGAGTTCCGTTGCATACTCTTAGAGCCAATATAGATTATGGGTTTTCTGAAGCTCAAACTACTTATGGAATTATTGGAGTTAAAGTTTGGTTATTTAAAGGTGAGGTTTTGGGTAGACAAACCAATTCTGATGCTGGTCAGGTAATAAATAAAAAGTCTTTTAGGGAAAGAGGCGATGCTGTTAAAAATTTTGATAAAATTTTAAATAGCAAAGAGAAAGCTAATGAAAAGCAGTCCAGGGTTTCAAAAAATAAGAAAGATGGATTGTCTAAAGACGAAGCAGGTTTTTTAAATAAACCCAGTTTGTCTTTTCCCAAAGAAAGAGTTGATTCTAATGAGCAGAATATTGGAGGATAA